In a genomic window of Cygnus atratus isolate AKBS03 ecotype Queensland, Australia chromosome 23, CAtr_DNAZoo_HiC_assembly, whole genome shotgun sequence:
- the RRAGC gene encoding ras-related GTP-binding protein C: MALQFGGAGAAGAAEEPALVGGSFGAADAFPKDFGYGEEEEEAELDGGPGSGGPGGGGGAGGPGGGAGGADSKPRILLMGLRRSGKSSIQKVVFHKMSPNETLFLESTNKIYKDDISNSSFVNFQIWDFPGQMDFFDPTFDYEMIFRGTGALIYVIDAQDDYMEALTRLHITVSKAYKVNPEMNFEVFIHKVDGLSDDHKIETQRDIHQRANDDLTDAGLEKLHLSFYLTSIYDHSIFEAFSKVVQKLIPQLPTLENLLNIFISNSGIEKAFLFDVVSKIYIATDSSPVDMQSYELCCDMIDVVIDVSCIYGLKEDGTGSAYDKESMAIIKLNNTTVLYLKEVTKFLALVCILREESFERKGLIDYNFHCFRKAIHEVFEVGVASHRICNHQASTSNMKAVTHNGTPRNAV, from the exons ATGGCGCTGCAGTTCGGCGGCGCGGGCGCGGCGGGCGCGGCGGAGGAGCCGGCGCTGGTCGGGGGCAGCTTCGGGGCGGCGGACGCGTTCCCCAAGGACTTCGGCtacggggaggaggaggaggaggcggagcTGGACGGCGGCCCGGGCTCCGGAGGccctggcggcggcggcggagcgggcgggcccggcggcggggcgggcggggcggaCTCCAAGCCGCGGATCCTGCTGATGGGGCTGCGGCGCAGCGGGAAGTCCTCCATCCAGAAG GTGGTGTTTCACAAAATGTCTCCCAACGAGACCCTGTTCTTGGAAAGCACCAACAAGATCTATAAGGATGATATTTCCAACAGTTCGTTTGTGAATTTCCAAATCTGGGATTTTCCTGGACAGATGGACTTTTTTGATCCAACGTTTGATTAtgagatgatcttcagaggaaCAGGTGCTCTAATATATGTTATTGATGCTCAG GATGACTATATGGAAGCTTTAACAAGACTCCACATCACAGTTTCAAAAGCCTACAAGGTCAACCCAGAAATGAACTTTGAAGTTTTTATTCATAAAGTTGATGGTTTATCGGATGACCATAAAATAGAAACTCAGCGGGATATTCATCAGAGGGCTAACGATGACCTTACAGATGCTGGGCTTGAAAAACTTCACCTTAG CTTTTATTTGACCAGTATCTATGACCATTCAATATTTGAAGCCTTCAGTAAAGTGGTTCAGAAGCTCATTCCGCAACTGCCAACACTGGAAAATCTACTAAATATCTTTATATCA aatTCAGGCattgaaaaagcttttctcttcgATGTAGTCAGCAAAATCTACATCGCAACAGACAGTTCCCCTGTGGACATGCAGTCATATGAGTTGTGCTGTGACATGATTGATGTAGTGATAGATGTTTCCTGTATATATGG GTTAAAAGAAGATGGTACTGGAAGTGCTTATGATAAGGAGTCAATGGCAATTATCAAGCTCAATAACACAACGGTCTTGTACTTAAAGGAAGTAACAAAGTTTTTGGCATTAGTTTGCATTCTTAGAGAAGAAAGTTTTGAGCGCAAAG GTCTGATAGACTACAATTTCCATTGCTTCCGCAAAGCAATTCATGAGGTCTTTGAAGTAGGTGTTGCCTCCCACAGAATCTGCAACCATCAAGCAAGCACTTCGAATATGAAAGCAGTGACTCACAATGGCACACCTAGGAATGCAGTCTAG